In Carya illinoinensis cultivar Pawnee chromosome 16, C.illinoinensisPawnee_v1, whole genome shotgun sequence, a single window of DNA contains:
- the LOC122298573 gene encoding lysine-specific demethylase JMJ25-like isoform X1, whose product MARGRKKRDLQEGCGPKGEGVVGEAVEPVTKRDAGASVEKAEKGDASVNGIGVSMGSGPRTRGVKRLNYAEFMGEDDGEVLVKKRGRKKSKLAAGENYAVQKNEKIEDNNGLASEQEILGYADKQRILDRPIKKRGRKRKNLSAEKGHGESCSAQQDKRVEESNGFDPGQGIAGDANKGKMLGRPKKKRGRVGVANKVTKEAVLENKKKNNGTERKDSYVRNSRTGYSLRATEVPHQDIAKIIKYEKWIEEESLMCHQCQRNDKGEVVRCKSCKRKRYCVPCLKRWYPNMEKDVVAEACPVCRGNCNCKACLRLDVPVKNLKNLEFTVSEDEQFEHYKYVLQTILPILKQLNEEQMTEKEMEAKRQGLLHPLLEIKQVDCPIDERMYCDNCKTSIYDFHRSCPRCSYDLCLICCREIRDENIRGVDEEVIMKYIDRGLDYLHGGEGKEVKLPAETCPVDHMKSKSGWKSKEDGSIPCPSKDMGGCGQGILELRCVFSENFVADLVKKAEEIAKSCKLMDVAATSLQRCLCFNSVGEVDFSNDRLRKAASREDSDDNYLYCLRAQDIHHRDLKHFQWHWSRAEPIIVSNVLESASGLSWEPEVMWRAVRQLKHAKHDRELEVKAIDCLDWCECNINIHQFFTWYMHGRVDQRLWPLILKLKDWPPSNLFEERLPRHGAEFICCLPFKEYTHPRKGLLNIAVNLPEKSLKPDMGPKTYIAYGIPQELGRGDSVTKLHCDMSDAVNVLTHTAKVPLEAKTLESIEKLKRKHFEQDQKEIFGDFLPVDEKVKINISGSASCTLTANDKEFSGEPGDQSTYVTITELANHAVQIAGDSRMDGADFSRGSVLEKTEVAEVDEANNGGSFLTSSGNNLDGLEASQSGALWDIFRRQDSPKLQEYLKKHFREFRHIHCCPLPQVVHPIHDQTFYLTVEHKRKLKDEYGIEPWTFVQNLGDAVFIPAGCPHQVRNLEGLGNILGCKVASLPLKYLGLPWGAAFKAKSIWVDVLEKLDRRLAGWKPSYLSKGGRLRSCIKVALDFVSPENVGECIRLTEEFRTLPLNHRAKEDKLQVKKMTVHALSQVVESLEQKPRLSVM is encoded by the exons ATGGCGCGTGGTAGAAAGAAGCGGGATTTGCAGGAAGGATGTGGTCCTAAGGGGGAAGGAGTAGTTGGAGAAGCAGTCGAGCCTGTGACGAAAAGGGACGCTGGGGCTTCGGTGGAGAAGGCCGAGAAAGGCGATGCTTCTGTTAATGGAATTGGGGTTTCTATGGGAAGTGGGCCGAGGACTCGTGGGGTGAAGAGGCTGAACTATGCTGAATTCATGGGCGAAGATGATGGTGAGGTTTTGGTGAAGAAGCGTGGGAGGAAGAAAAGCAAGCTAGCTGCTGGTGAAAATTACGCTGTTCAGAAGAATGAGAAGATTGAGGATAACAATGGGTTGGCGTCAGAACAAGAAATTTTAGGCTACGCAGATAAGCAGAGGATACTGGATAGGCCAATAAAGAAGCGtgggaggaagagaaagaactTATCGGCCGAGAAAGGCCATGGAGAAAGTTGCAGTGCTCAGCAGGATAAGAGAGTTGAGGAAAGTAATGGGTTCGATCCAGGGCAAGGCATTGCTGGCGATGCAAATAAGGGGAAGATGCTGGGAAGGCCAAAGAAGAAGCGTGGTAGAGTTGGAGTTGCAAACAAGGTTACGAAAGAGGCGGTtttggaaaacaaaaagaagaacaatGGGACAGAGAGGAAGGATTCTTATGTAAGGAACAGTAGGACAGGTTATTCATTGAGGGCTACAGAAGTTCCGCACCAAGATATtgctaaaataattaaatatgagaAA TGGATCGAAGAGGAGTCGTTAATGTGTCATCAATGTCAGAGGAATGATAAAGGCGAGGTTGTTCGGTGCAAGAGTTGTAAGAGAAAACGATATTGTGTACCTTGCCTGAAAAGAtg GTATCCAAATATGGAGAAGGATGTTGTTGCAGAGGCTTGTCCAGTGTGTCGTGGAAATTGCAATTGCAAAGCATGCTTACGATTGGATGTGCCTGTTAAG AATTTGAAGAACCTAGAATTTACTGTCAGTGAGGACGAGCAGTTTGAGCACTATAAATATGTGCTACAAACAATTCTTCCAATTTTGAAGCAACTTAATGAAGAACAAATGACTGAAAAGGAAATGGAGGCCAAAAGACAAG GGTTATTGCATCCGCTTTTAGAGATAAAGCAAGTAGATTGCCCTATTGACGAACGTATGTATTG TGACAACTGCAAGACTTCCATATATGATTTTCACAGAAGTTGTCCTAGATGTTCCTATGATCTTTGCCTTATCTGTTGCCGGGAGATTCGTGATGAAAACATCCGGGGAGTTGATGAAGAAGTGATTATGAAGTATATTGACCGTGGCCTTGACTATTTGCATGGTGGAGAGGGTAAGGAAGTGAAATTACCTGCTGAGACGTGCCCTGTGGATCATATGAAGTCAAAATCTGGGTGGAAATCGAAAGAAGATGGTAGCATTCCTTGCCCCTCAAAAGACATGGGTGGTTGTGGTCAGGGAATTCTAGAATTGCGATGtgttttttcagaaaatttCGTTGCAGACTTGGTAAAAAAAGCAGAAGAAATAGCCAAAAGTTGCAAACTTATGGATGTGGCTGCAACATCTTTACAACGGTGTTTGTGCTTCAACTCTGTGGGAGAAGTCGACTTCAGTAATGATAGGCTACGAAAAGCGGCGTCTCGAGAAGATTCTGATGACAACTATTTGTATTGCCTGAGGGCGCAAGATATACACCACAGGGATTTGAAGCATTTCCAGTGGCATTGGAGCAGAGCTGAGCCCATAATTGTCAGTAATGTGCTTGAATCTGCATCTGGTTTAAGTTGGGAACCAGAGGTCATGTGGCGTGCAGTCCGTCAGTTGAAACATGCCAAACATGATAGGGAGTTGGAAGTGAAGGCTATTGATTGCTTGGATTGGTGTGAG TGCAATATCAATATCCACCAGTTCTTTACATGGTATATGCATGGTCGTGTTGATCAGCGCTTGTGGCCCTTGATACTAAAACTGAAAGATTGGCCTCCTTCTAATTTGTTTGAGGAACGCTTGCCTCGACATGGTGCTGAGTTTATCTGTTGCTTGCCCTTTAAGGAATATACACATCCACGCAAGGGTCTTTTAAATATTGCAGTCAACTTGCCTGAGAAATCTCTGAAGCCAGATATGGGCCCCAAGACTTATATTGCTTATGGAATTCCTCAGGAGCTTGGCCGTGGGGACTCTGTCACTAAGCTTCACTGTGACATGTCTGATGCA GTAAATGTTTTGACACATACTGCCAAGGTGCCCCTTGAAGCTAAGACACTCGAGAGTATAGAGAAGTTGAAAAGGAAGCACTTTGAGCAAGACCAAAAAGAAATCTTTGGGGATTTTCTGCCTGTGGATGAAAAGGTCAAGATTAACATTTCTGGCAGTGCGTCTTGTACACTTACTGCTAATGATAAAGAATTTAGCGGTGAACCTGGGGATCAGAGCACCTATGTAACCATTACAGAACTGGCTAATCATGCTGTTCAAATTGCTGGAGACTCAAGAATGGACGGGGCAGACTTTTCAAGGGGATCAGTGCTGGAAAAGACTGAAGTGGCAGAAGTTGATGAAGCTAACAATGGTGGGAGTTTTCTTACAAGTTCTGGAAATAATTTGGATGGGTTAGAAGCTTCTCAGAGTGGTGCCCTTTGGGACATCTTCCGAAGACAAGACAGTCCTAAGTTGCAGGAGTATCTTAAGAAGCATTTCCGGGAATTCAGGCACATCCATTGTTGTCCATTGCCGCAG GTTGTTCACCCTATACACGACCAGACCTTTTATCTGACTGTGGAGCACAAGAGAAAGCTCAAGGATGAGTATG GAATTGAACCATGGACATTTGTCCAAAATCTTGGGGATGCTGTCTTCATTCCTGCTGGCTGTCCTCATCAAGTCAGAAACCTAGAG GGCTTGGGAAATATCTTGGGCTGTAAGGTTGCTTCACTACCCTTGAAATACCTTGGTCTTCCGTGGGGGGCTGCTTTCAAGGCAAAATCTATTTGGGTGGATGTGTTAGAAAAACTTGATAGAAGATTGGCAGGTTGGAAACCAAGCTATTTATCAAAGGGTGGTAGATTAAGG TCATGCATAAAGGTCGCACTAGACTTTGTCTCACCTGAAAATGTTGGTGAGTGCATACGTTTGACAGAGGAATTCCGTACACTTCCCCTTAATCATAGGGCCAAGGAGGACAAGTTGCAG GTGAAGAAAATGACTGTTCATGCTCTGAGCCAGGTTGTTGAAAGTTTAGAGCAGAAGCCAAG GCTTTCAGTCATGTAG
- the LOC122298573 gene encoding lysine-specific demethylase JMJ25-like isoform X2 encodes MARGRKKRDLQEGCGPKGEGVVGEAVEPVTKRDAGASVEKAEKGDASVNGIGVSMGSGPRTRGVKRLNYAEFMGEDDGEVLVKKRGRKKSKLAAGENYAVQKNEKIEDNNGLASEQEILGYADKQRILDRPIKKRGRKRKNLSAEKGHGESCSAQQDKRVEESNGFDPGQGIAGDANKGKMLGRPKKKRGRVGVANKVTKEAVLENKKKNNGTERKDSYVRNSRTGYSLRATEVPHQDIAKIIKYEKWIEEESLMCHQCQRNDKGEVVRCKSCKRKRYCVPCLKRWYPNMEKDVVAEACPVCRGNCNCKACLRLDVPVKNLKNLEFTVSEDEQFEHYKYVLQTILPILKQLNEEQMTEKEMEAKRQGLLHPLLEIKQVDCPIDERMYCDNCKTSIYDFHRSCPRCSYDLCLICCREIRDENIRGVDEEVIMKYIDRGLDYLHGGEGKEVKLPAETCPVDHMKSKSGWKSKEDGSIPCPSKDMGGCGQGILELRCVFSENFVADLVKKAEEIAKSCKLMDVAATSLQRCLCFNSVGEVDFSNDRLRKAASREDSDDNYLYCLRAQDIHHRDLKHFQWHWSRAEPIIVSNVLESASGLSWEPEVMWRAVRQLKHAKHDRELEVKAIDCLDWCECNINIHQFFTWYMHGRVDQRLWPLILKLKDWPPSNLFEERLPRHGAEFICCLPFKEYTHPRKGLLNIAVNLPEKSLKPDMGPKTYIAYGIPQELGRGDSVTKLHCDMSDAVNVLTHTAKVPLEAKTLESIEKLKRKHFEQDQKEIFGDFLPVDEKVKINISGSASCTLTANDKEFSGEPGDQSTYVTITELANHAVQIAGDSRMDGADFSRGSVLEKTEVAEVDEANNGGSFLTSSGNNLDGLEASQSGALWDIFRRQDSPKLQEYLKKHFREFRHIHCCPLPQVVHPIHDQTFYLTVEHKRKLKDEYGIEPWTFVQNLGDAVFIPAGCPHQVRNLEGLGNILGCKVASLPLKYLGLPWGAAFKAKSIWVDVLEKLDRRLAGWKPSYLSKGGRLRSCIKVALDFVSPENVGECIRLTEEFRTLPLNHRAKEDKLQVKKMTVHALSQVVESLEQKPR; translated from the exons ATGGCGCGTGGTAGAAAGAAGCGGGATTTGCAGGAAGGATGTGGTCCTAAGGGGGAAGGAGTAGTTGGAGAAGCAGTCGAGCCTGTGACGAAAAGGGACGCTGGGGCTTCGGTGGAGAAGGCCGAGAAAGGCGATGCTTCTGTTAATGGAATTGGGGTTTCTATGGGAAGTGGGCCGAGGACTCGTGGGGTGAAGAGGCTGAACTATGCTGAATTCATGGGCGAAGATGATGGTGAGGTTTTGGTGAAGAAGCGTGGGAGGAAGAAAAGCAAGCTAGCTGCTGGTGAAAATTACGCTGTTCAGAAGAATGAGAAGATTGAGGATAACAATGGGTTGGCGTCAGAACAAGAAATTTTAGGCTACGCAGATAAGCAGAGGATACTGGATAGGCCAATAAAGAAGCGtgggaggaagagaaagaactTATCGGCCGAGAAAGGCCATGGAGAAAGTTGCAGTGCTCAGCAGGATAAGAGAGTTGAGGAAAGTAATGGGTTCGATCCAGGGCAAGGCATTGCTGGCGATGCAAATAAGGGGAAGATGCTGGGAAGGCCAAAGAAGAAGCGTGGTAGAGTTGGAGTTGCAAACAAGGTTACGAAAGAGGCGGTtttggaaaacaaaaagaagaacaatGGGACAGAGAGGAAGGATTCTTATGTAAGGAACAGTAGGACAGGTTATTCATTGAGGGCTACAGAAGTTCCGCACCAAGATATtgctaaaataattaaatatgagaAA TGGATCGAAGAGGAGTCGTTAATGTGTCATCAATGTCAGAGGAATGATAAAGGCGAGGTTGTTCGGTGCAAGAGTTGTAAGAGAAAACGATATTGTGTACCTTGCCTGAAAAGAtg GTATCCAAATATGGAGAAGGATGTTGTTGCAGAGGCTTGTCCAGTGTGTCGTGGAAATTGCAATTGCAAAGCATGCTTACGATTGGATGTGCCTGTTAAG AATTTGAAGAACCTAGAATTTACTGTCAGTGAGGACGAGCAGTTTGAGCACTATAAATATGTGCTACAAACAATTCTTCCAATTTTGAAGCAACTTAATGAAGAACAAATGACTGAAAAGGAAATGGAGGCCAAAAGACAAG GGTTATTGCATCCGCTTTTAGAGATAAAGCAAGTAGATTGCCCTATTGACGAACGTATGTATTG TGACAACTGCAAGACTTCCATATATGATTTTCACAGAAGTTGTCCTAGATGTTCCTATGATCTTTGCCTTATCTGTTGCCGGGAGATTCGTGATGAAAACATCCGGGGAGTTGATGAAGAAGTGATTATGAAGTATATTGACCGTGGCCTTGACTATTTGCATGGTGGAGAGGGTAAGGAAGTGAAATTACCTGCTGAGACGTGCCCTGTGGATCATATGAAGTCAAAATCTGGGTGGAAATCGAAAGAAGATGGTAGCATTCCTTGCCCCTCAAAAGACATGGGTGGTTGTGGTCAGGGAATTCTAGAATTGCGATGtgttttttcagaaaatttCGTTGCAGACTTGGTAAAAAAAGCAGAAGAAATAGCCAAAAGTTGCAAACTTATGGATGTGGCTGCAACATCTTTACAACGGTGTTTGTGCTTCAACTCTGTGGGAGAAGTCGACTTCAGTAATGATAGGCTACGAAAAGCGGCGTCTCGAGAAGATTCTGATGACAACTATTTGTATTGCCTGAGGGCGCAAGATATACACCACAGGGATTTGAAGCATTTCCAGTGGCATTGGAGCAGAGCTGAGCCCATAATTGTCAGTAATGTGCTTGAATCTGCATCTGGTTTAAGTTGGGAACCAGAGGTCATGTGGCGTGCAGTCCGTCAGTTGAAACATGCCAAACATGATAGGGAGTTGGAAGTGAAGGCTATTGATTGCTTGGATTGGTGTGAG TGCAATATCAATATCCACCAGTTCTTTACATGGTATATGCATGGTCGTGTTGATCAGCGCTTGTGGCCCTTGATACTAAAACTGAAAGATTGGCCTCCTTCTAATTTGTTTGAGGAACGCTTGCCTCGACATGGTGCTGAGTTTATCTGTTGCTTGCCCTTTAAGGAATATACACATCCACGCAAGGGTCTTTTAAATATTGCAGTCAACTTGCCTGAGAAATCTCTGAAGCCAGATATGGGCCCCAAGACTTATATTGCTTATGGAATTCCTCAGGAGCTTGGCCGTGGGGACTCTGTCACTAAGCTTCACTGTGACATGTCTGATGCA GTAAATGTTTTGACACATACTGCCAAGGTGCCCCTTGAAGCTAAGACACTCGAGAGTATAGAGAAGTTGAAAAGGAAGCACTTTGAGCAAGACCAAAAAGAAATCTTTGGGGATTTTCTGCCTGTGGATGAAAAGGTCAAGATTAACATTTCTGGCAGTGCGTCTTGTACACTTACTGCTAATGATAAAGAATTTAGCGGTGAACCTGGGGATCAGAGCACCTATGTAACCATTACAGAACTGGCTAATCATGCTGTTCAAATTGCTGGAGACTCAAGAATGGACGGGGCAGACTTTTCAAGGGGATCAGTGCTGGAAAAGACTGAAGTGGCAGAAGTTGATGAAGCTAACAATGGTGGGAGTTTTCTTACAAGTTCTGGAAATAATTTGGATGGGTTAGAAGCTTCTCAGAGTGGTGCCCTTTGGGACATCTTCCGAAGACAAGACAGTCCTAAGTTGCAGGAGTATCTTAAGAAGCATTTCCGGGAATTCAGGCACATCCATTGTTGTCCATTGCCGCAG GTTGTTCACCCTATACACGACCAGACCTTTTATCTGACTGTGGAGCACAAGAGAAAGCTCAAGGATGAGTATG GAATTGAACCATGGACATTTGTCCAAAATCTTGGGGATGCTGTCTTCATTCCTGCTGGCTGTCCTCATCAAGTCAGAAACCTAGAG GGCTTGGGAAATATCTTGGGCTGTAAGGTTGCTTCACTACCCTTGAAATACCTTGGTCTTCCGTGGGGGGCTGCTTTCAAGGCAAAATCTATTTGGGTGGATGTGTTAGAAAAACTTGATAGAAGATTGGCAGGTTGGAAACCAAGCTATTTATCAAAGGGTGGTAGATTAAGG TCATGCATAAAGGTCGCACTAGACTTTGTCTCACCTGAAAATGTTGGTGAGTGCATACGTTTGACAGAGGAATTCCGTACACTTCCCCTTAATCATAGGGCCAAGGAGGACAAGTTGCAG GTGAAGAAAATGACTGTTCATGCTCTGAGCCAGGTTGTTGAAAGTTTAGAGCAGAAGCCAAG GTGA
- the LOC122298573 gene encoding lysine-specific demethylase JMJ25-like isoform X3, producing the protein MARGRKKRDLQEGCGPKGEGVVGEAVEPVTKRDAGASVEKAEKGDASVNGIGVSMGSGPRTRGVKRLNYAEFMGEDDGEVLVKKRGRKKSKLAAGENYAVQKNEKIEDNNGLASEQEILGYADKQRILDRPIKKRGRKRKNLSAEKGHGESCSAQQDKRVEESNGFDPGQGIAGDANKGKMLGRPKKKRGRVGVANKVTKEAVLENKKKNNGTERKDSYVRNSRTGYSLRATEVPHQDIAKIIKYEKWIEEESLMCHQCQRNDKGEVVRCKSCKRKRYCVPCLKRWYPNMEKDVVAEACPVCRGNCNCKACLRLDVPVKNLKNLEFTVSEDEQFEHYKYVLQTILPILKQLNEEQMTEKEMEAKRQGLLHPLLEIKQVDCPIDERMYCDNCKTSIYDFHRSCPRCSYDLCLICCREIRDENIRGVDEEVIMKYIDRGLDYLHGGEGKEVKLPAETCPVDHMKSKSGWKSKEDGSIPCPSKDMGGCGQGILELRCVFSENFVADLVKKAEEIAKSCKLMDVAATSLQRCLCFNSVGEVDFSNDRLRKAASREDSDDNYLYCLRAQDIHHRDLKHFQWHWSRAEPIIVSNVLESASGLSWEPEVMWRAVRQLKHAKHDRELEVKAIDCLDWCECNINIHQFFTWYMHGRVDQRLWPLILKLKDWPPSNLFEERLPRHGAEFICCLPFKEYTHPRKGLLNIAVNLPEKSLKPDMGPKTYIAYGIPQELGRGDSVTKLHCDMSDAVNVLTHTAKVPLEAKTLESIEKLKRKHFEQDQKEIFGDFLPVDEKVKINISGSASCTLTANDKEFSGEPGDQSTYVTITELANHAVQIAGDSRMDGADFSRGSVLEKTEVAEVDEANNGGSFLTSSGNNLDGLEASQSGALWDIFRRQDSPKLQEYLKKHFREFRHIHCCPLPQVVHPIHDQTFYLTVEHKRKLKDEYGIEPWTFVQNLGDAVFIPAGCPHQVRNLEWEVLIYLTFLLLMTLHFFVSPDRGHMQYLKAVLLCFETVSGLKSCIKVALDFVSPENVGECIRLTEEFRTLPLNHRAKEDKLQVKKMTVHALSQVVESLEQKPRLSVM; encoded by the exons ATGGCGCGTGGTAGAAAGAAGCGGGATTTGCAGGAAGGATGTGGTCCTAAGGGGGAAGGAGTAGTTGGAGAAGCAGTCGAGCCTGTGACGAAAAGGGACGCTGGGGCTTCGGTGGAGAAGGCCGAGAAAGGCGATGCTTCTGTTAATGGAATTGGGGTTTCTATGGGAAGTGGGCCGAGGACTCGTGGGGTGAAGAGGCTGAACTATGCTGAATTCATGGGCGAAGATGATGGTGAGGTTTTGGTGAAGAAGCGTGGGAGGAAGAAAAGCAAGCTAGCTGCTGGTGAAAATTACGCTGTTCAGAAGAATGAGAAGATTGAGGATAACAATGGGTTGGCGTCAGAACAAGAAATTTTAGGCTACGCAGATAAGCAGAGGATACTGGATAGGCCAATAAAGAAGCGtgggaggaagagaaagaactTATCGGCCGAGAAAGGCCATGGAGAAAGTTGCAGTGCTCAGCAGGATAAGAGAGTTGAGGAAAGTAATGGGTTCGATCCAGGGCAAGGCATTGCTGGCGATGCAAATAAGGGGAAGATGCTGGGAAGGCCAAAGAAGAAGCGTGGTAGAGTTGGAGTTGCAAACAAGGTTACGAAAGAGGCGGTtttggaaaacaaaaagaagaacaatGGGACAGAGAGGAAGGATTCTTATGTAAGGAACAGTAGGACAGGTTATTCATTGAGGGCTACAGAAGTTCCGCACCAAGATATtgctaaaataattaaatatgagaAA TGGATCGAAGAGGAGTCGTTAATGTGTCATCAATGTCAGAGGAATGATAAAGGCGAGGTTGTTCGGTGCAAGAGTTGTAAGAGAAAACGATATTGTGTACCTTGCCTGAAAAGAtg GTATCCAAATATGGAGAAGGATGTTGTTGCAGAGGCTTGTCCAGTGTGTCGTGGAAATTGCAATTGCAAAGCATGCTTACGATTGGATGTGCCTGTTAAG AATTTGAAGAACCTAGAATTTACTGTCAGTGAGGACGAGCAGTTTGAGCACTATAAATATGTGCTACAAACAATTCTTCCAATTTTGAAGCAACTTAATGAAGAACAAATGACTGAAAAGGAAATGGAGGCCAAAAGACAAG GGTTATTGCATCCGCTTTTAGAGATAAAGCAAGTAGATTGCCCTATTGACGAACGTATGTATTG TGACAACTGCAAGACTTCCATATATGATTTTCACAGAAGTTGTCCTAGATGTTCCTATGATCTTTGCCTTATCTGTTGCCGGGAGATTCGTGATGAAAACATCCGGGGAGTTGATGAAGAAGTGATTATGAAGTATATTGACCGTGGCCTTGACTATTTGCATGGTGGAGAGGGTAAGGAAGTGAAATTACCTGCTGAGACGTGCCCTGTGGATCATATGAAGTCAAAATCTGGGTGGAAATCGAAAGAAGATGGTAGCATTCCTTGCCCCTCAAAAGACATGGGTGGTTGTGGTCAGGGAATTCTAGAATTGCGATGtgttttttcagaaaatttCGTTGCAGACTTGGTAAAAAAAGCAGAAGAAATAGCCAAAAGTTGCAAACTTATGGATGTGGCTGCAACATCTTTACAACGGTGTTTGTGCTTCAACTCTGTGGGAGAAGTCGACTTCAGTAATGATAGGCTACGAAAAGCGGCGTCTCGAGAAGATTCTGATGACAACTATTTGTATTGCCTGAGGGCGCAAGATATACACCACAGGGATTTGAAGCATTTCCAGTGGCATTGGAGCAGAGCTGAGCCCATAATTGTCAGTAATGTGCTTGAATCTGCATCTGGTTTAAGTTGGGAACCAGAGGTCATGTGGCGTGCAGTCCGTCAGTTGAAACATGCCAAACATGATAGGGAGTTGGAAGTGAAGGCTATTGATTGCTTGGATTGGTGTGAG TGCAATATCAATATCCACCAGTTCTTTACATGGTATATGCATGGTCGTGTTGATCAGCGCTTGTGGCCCTTGATACTAAAACTGAAAGATTGGCCTCCTTCTAATTTGTTTGAGGAACGCTTGCCTCGACATGGTGCTGAGTTTATCTGTTGCTTGCCCTTTAAGGAATATACACATCCACGCAAGGGTCTTTTAAATATTGCAGTCAACTTGCCTGAGAAATCTCTGAAGCCAGATATGGGCCCCAAGACTTATATTGCTTATGGAATTCCTCAGGAGCTTGGCCGTGGGGACTCTGTCACTAAGCTTCACTGTGACATGTCTGATGCA GTAAATGTTTTGACACATACTGCCAAGGTGCCCCTTGAAGCTAAGACACTCGAGAGTATAGAGAAGTTGAAAAGGAAGCACTTTGAGCAAGACCAAAAAGAAATCTTTGGGGATTTTCTGCCTGTGGATGAAAAGGTCAAGATTAACATTTCTGGCAGTGCGTCTTGTACACTTACTGCTAATGATAAAGAATTTAGCGGTGAACCTGGGGATCAGAGCACCTATGTAACCATTACAGAACTGGCTAATCATGCTGTTCAAATTGCTGGAGACTCAAGAATGGACGGGGCAGACTTTTCAAGGGGATCAGTGCTGGAAAAGACTGAAGTGGCAGAAGTTGATGAAGCTAACAATGGTGGGAGTTTTCTTACAAGTTCTGGAAATAATTTGGATGGGTTAGAAGCTTCTCAGAGTGGTGCCCTTTGGGACATCTTCCGAAGACAAGACAGTCCTAAGTTGCAGGAGTATCTTAAGAAGCATTTCCGGGAATTCAGGCACATCCATTGTTGTCCATTGCCGCAG GTTGTTCACCCTATACACGACCAGACCTTTTATCTGACTGTGGAGCACAAGAGAAAGCTCAAGGATGAGTATG GAATTGAACCATGGACATTTGTCCAAAATCTTGGGGATGCTGTCTTCATTCCTGCTGGCTGTCCTCATCAAGTCAGAAACCTAGAG TGGGAGGTGTTAATATATCTCACCTTCCTTTTGCTGATGACACTTCACTTTTTTGTGAGCCCGGACCGTGGTCATATGCAATATTTGAAGGCTGTATTACTTTGCTTTGAAACTGTTTCGGGCTTGAAG TCATGCATAAAGGTCGCACTAGACTTTGTCTCACCTGAAAATGTTGGTGAGTGCATACGTTTGACAGAGGAATTCCGTACACTTCCCCTTAATCATAGGGCCAAGGAGGACAAGTTGCAG GTGAAGAAAATGACTGTTCATGCTCTGAGCCAGGTTGTTGAAAGTTTAGAGCAGAAGCCAAG GCTTTCAGTCATGTAG